TCCTTTCTATCCATGTCATGCTATGGAATATAACAATAAGGCATTCCTTTGATCCATCTGATGGGTTTGAGACATATGCATCTTGCCCCAATTTGAAAAGGAGATAATTTGCAACACTAGCCATTTCACTCATCATATTGCAAAAGATTATAGTTTCGGTGTATTTCTCCCTTTCATGCGCATCATTTCAACAAGCCAGTTCAGTTTTGAAAATATCTCCGCTTTTTTGCACTTGATTACTGTTATTCtcacattttttctttctggACTCATTACAATCCTCTCAGGATCTACCATTCCAAGCGATTTGATAATAGTGTTCTGAGTGGACTTATCTGCAGTACCAGTCAGGGCCAAGTATGGTGTTCCTGAAACATTTATTAAGATTAATGGAATGTAAATAGTGGTTAACAATAGCACTATGCTACAGTGTTGTGGGAATTCCTTTTGTTCATGACAATGGCAGAGTACTGGAAACAGCAGTGTCAAATAACAGTTATAATATAATATTGCTTTTAGCTGTATATTTAGTGTACTCGATTTGTAAACATAATTGCTCTGAATGATCAACAGTAATTATTACAAGaattatttttcataatacCTCGTTTACAAAACGATCGAATCACTGCAAGTTCTCCATAAGCACTTCTAAAAACGTTTCCCTTTTTGTCTCTAAaagataaatacaaaggaaaacaTCGAACAACAGGCCATATTACAGAATTGCTTCGAAAaagactattgtttttcacaGTTTTAGTGTACATAGTCTCAAATCACTACCTACCTCGCCCCTGCCCACGTTTCTATCGTGTGGGATTCGTCCACAACAACCAAATGAACGTCTTGTCGGTTTCTCATAACATCTCGGAAACTATCAGCGCACACAGTTTCGGCTAAAGTGAACAGTATATCCGGTAATCGAGGAAGGTTTTTAAAGATTCCGGGGTGTTCGATATCCAGTGCTGTCAATCCAAACGATCTGGCCTCTTCAATTTGATCGGATATGATACTCTTCAGAGGACAAACTACAAGGACACTGCCATTTGATGAATTTGATTCGAAAGAGAGTAACGATCTAACCACGGCAAAAACTTGAAACACAAGGCTTTTTCCAAAGCCTGTAGGCAGCACAGCTAACACATCCTTTTCCTTGAGAAGACTCTTTATTGCTATCTCTTGCTCTTTCTTAAGGTGAATTTCTCTCGAAGATTTTGATGACAACAATAAGATGGCCTTATCCAGAAGAGATGTACTTCCCGCAATCGCGCTCGCCATGTTGAGAATGTTGAGTAATCGCTGCGGTTTGTTTTGACAGGTCGTCAaacgaattgaccaatcagcaattTACGTTCAGATTCTGAAcgtaaaatactgaaaaacgagtgagatcgctgcaggctcttcttctcttgactagttaccaagcccttcaacggaagagcctgctcgcaggctactgACAAGGCTTTGCACGAGTTCACACTTGCACGCAGACGAACGAACACAACGGGCTTGCGCTTTTACAAGGACAGCCTCGAGTGGTTTGTCCAACTCGTTTTCGCGAGCAAGTGCTTTTACACTTGCAGATAATTCAACATAAGGACGAGAATATTATcagttttatcaaaataattccATGTTCACGAAAGGCACAAGTTGAGAAAATGAAATATGTACGCAAAGTACGATCTGTATTTATAGGCGGCTGGTTCAGTACCGa
Above is a genomic segment from Acropora muricata isolate sample 2 chromosome 1, ASM3666990v1, whole genome shotgun sequence containing:
- the LOC136926900 gene encoding ATP-dependent DNA helicase RecQ-like, translating into MASAIAGSTSLLDKAILLLSSKSSREIHLKKEQEIAIKSLLKEKDVLAVLPTGFGKSLVFQVFAVVRSLLSFESNSSNGSVLVVCPLKSIISDQIEEARSFGLTALDIEHPGIFKNLPRLPDILFTLAETVCADSFRDVMRNRQDVHLVVVDESHTIETWAGARDKKGNVFRSAYGELAVIRSFCKRGTPYLALTGTADKSTQNTIIKSLGMVDPERIVMSPERKNVRITVIKCKKAEIFSKLNWLVEMMRMKGRNTPKL